From the genome of Clostridium sp. BNL1100, one region includes:
- a CDS encoding ABC transporter permease — MYETLSTEFLKLRRSKVLIYTLIAGILPSIVKFLQFIFESTDKVDSWQWFLASRQEIMIFGVLITVVLASSFIFNMEYQYGTASYIYTSRVPKIQIFLAKLLTIFAVVILLFAVTFASELLFGVIAIKTAVPGALLLKSIKVTVWYILSYGLLSNIVVLISVLTKRFVLTSVIIFGYMMLVFPFHLKNNIYISPFMTPAAVAARIFGSNNYILVNYFKDAAVNITAAAVFIIALAAVSLALGLIVYQKSDALL, encoded by the coding sequence ATGTACGAAACGCTTTCAACGGAATTTTTAAAGCTGAGGAGGTCAAAGGTGCTGATTTATACTTTAATTGCCGGGATTCTTCCTTCTATAGTCAAATTTCTTCAATTTATCTTCGAAAGCACTGACAAAGTCGACAGCTGGCAGTGGTTTCTGGCTTCAAGGCAGGAAATCATGATTTTTGGAGTGCTGATAACAGTTGTTTTAGCTTCAAGTTTCATTTTCAATATGGAATACCAATACGGTACTGCTTCGTATATCTATACTTCAAGGGTTCCTAAAATTCAGATTTTTCTGGCTAAGCTGCTGACCATATTTGCCGTGGTAATATTGCTTTTTGCGGTAACTTTTGCATCAGAGCTACTGTTCGGGGTTATAGCAATAAAAACCGCTGTTCCCGGAGCATTGTTACTAAAATCAATAAAAGTGACAGTCTGGTATATACTGTCCTATGGATTACTATCAAATATAGTTGTTTTGATTTCAGTATTAACTAAACGGTTTGTGCTTACATCCGTTATTATATTTGGATATATGATGTTGGTTTTTCCCTTTCATTTAAAGAATAATATTTACATATCTCCTTTTATGACGCCTGCGGCAGTGGCGGCCCGGATTTTCGGTTCGAATAACTACATATTGGTCAACTATTTCAAGGACGCAGCTGTAAATATTACAGCCGCTGCAGTGTTTATTATTGCTTTGGCAGCAGTTTCACTGGCTTTAGGGCTAATAGTATACCAAAAGTCGGATGCACTTTTATAG